The Arachis hypogaea cultivar Tifrunner chromosome 19, arahy.Tifrunner.gnm2.J5K5, whole genome shotgun sequence genome has a window encoding:
- the LOC140182189 gene encoding uncharacterized protein — MDGKVVLPLLKRVPRVLEDLHCGDHDQRRHFRKNIRKYNSIFAFTSMVGKVNRSINKGTAPPTFSISGQNYHSIGNMILTNNDRPRFAQLYIYDTENEIQNRISVVRSTESTSILESQIVKRLKDMLDTCNPLAKSFRSARDRFRNGRTSEIKLRLIRKRETDRRVYNFPTASKVAILIMGDIDDSIFQRDIIIQTTSNKLQRIDVIHPLYLALQYPLIFPYGEDGFRPGIETSMQYGLNSTKK, encoded by the exons ATGGATGGAAAAGTTGTCTTACCATTGCTGAAAAGAGTCCCTCGAGTTCTTGAAGATCTTCATTGTGGTGACCACGACCAAAGACGGCATTTCAGGAAGAATATACGAAAATATAATTCAATATTTGCATTCACGTCAATGGTTGGAAAAGTTAATCGTAGTATAAACAAAGGAACAGCTCCACCGACTTTCTCCATAAGTGGTCAGAACTATCATTCAATTGGCAACATGATCCTTACCAACAATGATAGGCCCAGGTTTGCTCAGTTGTACATATATGACACggagaatgaaatacaaaataggATATCAGTCGTAAG GTCCACTGAATCAACTAGCATTCTAGAATCCCAGATCGTAAAAAGATTAAAGGATATGCTTGATACGTGTAACCCTCTTGCGAAAAGCTTTCGGTCTGCGAGAGATAGATTCAGAAATGGAAGAACTTCTGAAATCAAACTAAGGCTAATAAGGAAGAGAGAAACAGATAGAAGGGTGTATAACTTTCCTACTGCGTCTAAAGTTGCCATTCTAATTATGGGCGACATAGATGACTCAATCTTTCAAAGGGATATAATTATTCAGACGACATCAAACAAGTTACAAAGGATAGATGTCATCCATCCGTTGTACTTGGCTCTTCAATATCCCTTAATATTCCCATACGGAGAGGATGGATTTAGACCTGGAATCGAGACTTCTATGCAATATGGTCTTAATAGTACAAAAAAGTGA
- the LOC140182188 gene encoding uncharacterized protein: MGRPEIVWEQCYSVLSKDILFTHRRSLQCLELHLSDEEIMNMTLSKIEDKLQANGVLDDIQDPIIMDELNFDLQALKIYLTDNLAKMNRDQKIAFETIIHAVDNNAEGFFFVYGYGGTGKTYLYNTLSDVIRSNRGIVLNVASNGIASLLLPNGRTAHSRFKIPLDLNEDFVCCIKQVSDEELEEISKFSEWLLSIGNGLAGDSTDGESEVQIDEQILIANADNSFDNMVNFVYRNLLSNLNNMTFFKDRSILGPTLEVINEVNVTIMDRLEGEEKLYLSSDTLCVEEGNLESDLDTLTLDILNAINCSGLPPYKLTLKVGILVMLLCNIDQSNGLCNGTRLQVRRLGSHIIECVTLIGDNVGQVVIIPRMNMIPNNQALPFRFQRRQFPIIVSFAMTNNKSKGQTLSTVGLYLPRSVFIHGQLYVALSRVKSKIGLRVLIQKSDYNQQIKL, from the exons ATGGGAAGGCCAGAAATTGTTTGGGAGCAGTGTTATAGTGTATTGTCCAAAGACATATTGTTCACTCACCGAAGAAGTTTGCAATGTCTAG AGCTACATCTTTCTGATGAAGAAATCATGAACATGACACTTTCAAAGATCGAGGATAAACTTCAAGCAAATG GTGTTCTTGATGACATACAAGACCCCATTATTATGGATGAACTGAATTTTGACCTTCAAGCTCTCAAAATTTACTTAACCGACAACCTAGCTAAGATGAACAGAGATCAAAAGATAGCATTTGAAACCATTATTCATGCAGTTGATAACAATGCCGAAGGCTTTTTCTTTGTGTATGGTTATGGTGGTACTGGAAAAACATATCTATATAATACCCTATCAGATGTAATAAGAAGCAACCGTGGCATCGTTCTTAATGTTGCATCCAATGGAATTGCCTCGCTGTTGCTTCCAAATGGTCGAACAGCTCATTCAAGGTTCAAGATCCCACTTGATTTGAACGAGGATTTTGTATGTTGTATTAAGCAAG TAAGTGACGAAGAACttgaagaaattagtaaattttcaGAATGGCTATTAAGTATTGGGAATGGCTTGGCCGGGGATTCCACCGATGGAGAGTCGGAGGTACAAATTGACGAACAGATTTTGATTGCCAATGCAGACAATTCATTTGACAACATGGTTAATTTTGTGTACCGAAACCTGTTGTCCAATCTAAacaacatgacattctttaaagATCGATCAATACTAGGTCCTACATTGGAAGTTATCAACGAGGTAAATGTTACAATAATGGATCGATTAGAAGGAGAAGAAAAGTTGTACCTGAGCTCGGATACTTTGTGTGTGGAGGAAGGAAACTTGGAGTCAGATCTTGACACACTTACACTAGATATTCTTAATGCCATTAATTGCTCAGGATTGCCTCCGTACAAGTTGACCTTGAAAGTAGGTATACTGGTCATGTTATTATGTAACATTGACCAATCCAACGGGTTATGTAATGGTACAAGACTACAGGTGAGGAGATTAGGCAGCCACATCATCGAATGTGTGACATTAATAGGGGACAATGTAGGTCAAGTCGTGATAATCCCGCGCATGAACATGATCCCGAACAACCAAGCTTTACCATTTAGGTTTCAACGAAGACAATTCCCAATCATTGTTTCATTTGCAATGACGAATAATAAATCTAAAGGGCAAACGCTAAGCACAGTTGGTTTGTACCTTCCAAGGTCAGTGTTTATCCATGGTCAACTCTATGTCGCGCTATCAAGAGTAAAGTCCAAGATTGGACTAAGAGTCTTAATTCAGAAGAGTGATTACAATCAGCAAATAAAACTTTAA
- the LOC112778079 gene encoding uncharacterized protein: MIESERLSFIRHNQPKLRVDKYNALHESLVRGEAIVVATGQRIILPSSFTGGPRYMFNNYKDAFAICKYAGYPSFFITITYNSEWDEIKRLLKDICTVTFQKRGLLHAHILLFMHSLYKPKSPEDIDRLISVEIPDKLTRPKLYATVEKFMVYGLCGRYNNNSPCMSNGRCSKYYPKPFRARKIVDEAGFPKYRRSNNGMTIVKKNVVLDSSYGNDRVTASFYQTNAEEKSEQVIDEIRNYYDYRYISACEAAWRIFGYDIQQKEPSVIRLPFHLPNEHPVVFKDNENIVDVIERVDGKLTKFLAWMLTNKLYPFGRTLTYSQFPNKFVWKDDVGMWMPRKHGYSIGRLTHVPCGNGEDYYLKLLLNIQKGCLSFVELRTVEGVVYGTFKEACYVLGLFQDDKEFIDAIFEAGTWASANYIRDYGAVIV, from the exons ATGATAGAGTCTGAACGACTTAGTTTCATTCGACACAACCAACCAAAATTAAGAGTTGACAAGTACAATGCACTACATGAGTCGTTAGTTCGAGGAGAAGCTATTGTCGTTGCAACTGGTCAAAGGATTATCCTACCAAGTAGCTTCACAGGTGGTCCGAGGTACATGTTTAACAACTACAAAGATGCTTTTGCAATATGCAAGTATGCGGGGTACCCCAGTTTTTTTATTACAATAACATACAATTCTGAGTGGGATGAGATCAAACGTCTTTTAAAGG ATATTTGCACCGTAACATTTCAAAAGAGGGGGCTTCTACATGCACACATCCTGTTGTTCATGCACTCGTTATACAAGCCTAAGTCACCCGAGGATATTGATAGGCTTATTTCAGTTGAGATTCCAGATAAACTTACAAGGCCAAAATTATATGCAACTGTTGAGAAGTTCATGGTCTATGGCCTGTGTGGTAGGTATAACAATAACAGCCCTTGCATGTCAAATGGACGGTGCTCAAAGTATTACCCCAAGCCCTTTAGAGCAAGGAAAATAGTTGATGAAGCTGGATTTCCGAAGTACAGAAGGTCAAACAATGGGATGACAATCGTGAAGAAGAATGTAGTGCTTGATAGTTCATAC GGCAATGATCGGGTAACTGCTTCTTTCTACCAAACCAATGCAGAAGAAAAAAGTGAACAAGTCATTGATGAGATACGTAATTACTACGACTACCGATACATCTCAGCGTGCGAAGCAGCTTGGCGAATATTTGGGTATGATATCCAACAAAAAGAACCTTCCGTTATTCGACTACCGTTCCACCTGCCCAATGAACACCCTGTTGTGTTTAAAGACAATGAGAACATAGTTGATGTAATTGAAAGGGTTGATGGGAAGCTAACGAAATTCTTGGCATGGATGCTTACTAATAAATTATATCCTTTTGGTCGTACCCTTACTTATAGCCAATTTCCAAATAAATTTGTGTGGAAGGATGACGTAGGTATGTGGATGCCAAGGAAACACGGATATTCTATTGGCCGACTAACACATGTTCCATGTGGGAATGGTGAGGATTATTACCTAAAATTGTTGCTTAACATACAAAAGGGATGTCTCAGCTTCGTCGAATTACGTACAGTGGAGGGTGTTGTGTATGGTACATTCAAGGAAGCATGTTATGTCTTAGGATTGTTTCAGGATGATAAAGAATTTATTGACGCTATCTTTGAAGCAGGCACATGGGCTTCTGCAAATTACATTCGTGACTATGGTGCTGTTATTGTCTAA